In the genome of Nocardioides marmoribigeumensis, one region contains:
- a CDS encoding alpha/beta hydrolase family protein has translation MQTLPFGTWPSPISPEDLATGTVGLDEVRVDGPSTYWLELRPTEAGRVALVRHDGSTAADVLGTEWNVRSRVQEYGGGSYAVQDGTVVFSHFDDGRLRRLDRGAEEPVAITPEGPWRYGGLVLHGDRVYAVREDHSREPEPANELVRLDLRGDNEGGGTVLHTGNDFVSRPAVSPDGAEIAFVTYDHPHMPWDSTRLLRARLTADGVADVVVVAGREGVSVLQPQFGPDGALWFIGDESGWWLLHRDTGDGPVAVHEERADHGSPQWVLGMRDFAVLDADRALVRWWRLDGQGVGVLDARTGVTEPLAQAGTFNDHLVATDGEVAFERGDGQGPSVVLRGPAAGPLRVLNPRDETPDPAHVSLPLPWTWRNSEGDEVHGVRFEPRNADVTGPEGDLPPLVVMAHGGPTGRAEMRYSAATQFWTSRGFAVLLVNYSGSTGFGRAYRDRLLGRWGTVDIDDIVTGARSVAEAGHADGSRLVIRGGSAGGYAVLRAMTTSDAFAAGTSLFGVADLGALAEHTHKFESRYLDRLVAPWPEGRATYDERSPINHIADLHGELLLLQGRDDLVVPLAQAEELAAALREAGRDVELQVYDGEGHGFRRKETIIDALERELAFYVRVLGLA, from the coding sequence ATGCAGACCCTTCCCTTCGGCACCTGGCCCTCCCCGATCAGCCCGGAGGACCTCGCCACCGGCACGGTCGGCCTCGACGAGGTGCGGGTCGACGGTCCGTCGACGTACTGGCTGGAGCTGCGGCCCACCGAGGCGGGGCGCGTCGCGCTCGTGCGGCACGACGGCTCGACCGCCGCGGACGTGCTGGGCACGGAGTGGAACGTCCGCTCGCGCGTCCAGGAGTACGGCGGCGGGAGCTACGCCGTGCAGGACGGCACGGTCGTGTTCTCCCACTTCGACGACGGGCGGCTGCGGCGGCTGGACCGCGGCGCCGAGGAGCCGGTCGCGATCACGCCCGAGGGCCCCTGGAGGTACGGCGGCCTGGTGCTGCACGGCGACCGCGTCTACGCGGTGCGCGAGGACCACTCGCGCGAGCCCGAGCCCGCCAACGAGCTGGTGCGCCTCGACCTGCGCGGCGACAACGAGGGCGGGGGCACGGTGCTCCACACGGGCAACGACTTCGTCTCGCGGCCGGCGGTCTCCCCGGACGGCGCCGAGATCGCGTTCGTGACCTACGACCACCCCCACATGCCGTGGGACTCGACCCGGCTGCTCCGCGCGCGGCTGACCGCCGACGGGGTCGCCGACGTCGTCGTGGTCGCCGGCCGCGAGGGCGTCTCGGTGCTGCAGCCGCAGTTCGGGCCCGACGGGGCTCTGTGGTTCATCGGCGACGAGTCCGGCTGGTGGCTGCTGCACCGTGACACCGGCGACGGTCCGGTGGCGGTGCACGAGGAGCGGGCCGACCACGGCAGTCCTCAGTGGGTGCTGGGGATGCGCGACTTCGCCGTCCTCGACGCCGACCGCGCGCTGGTGCGGTGGTGGCGGCTCGACGGACAGGGCGTCGGCGTGCTCGACGCCCGGACCGGGGTGACCGAACCGCTCGCCCAGGCGGGGACCTTCAACGACCACCTCGTCGCCACCGACGGCGAGGTCGCGTTCGAGCGCGGCGACGGGCAGGGGCCGTCCGTGGTGCTGCGCGGCCCGGCGGCGGGCCCGCTGCGGGTGCTCAACCCCCGCGACGAGACGCCCGACCCGGCGCACGTCTCGCTGCCGCTGCCGTGGACCTGGCGCAACTCCGAGGGCGACGAGGTGCACGGCGTCCGCTTCGAGCCGCGCAACGCCGACGTGACGGGGCCCGAGGGCGACCTGCCCCCACTGGTCGTGATGGCGCACGGCGGCCCGACCGGTCGCGCGGAGATGCGCTACTCCGCGGCGACGCAGTTCTGGACCTCTCGCGGCTTCGCGGTCCTCCTGGTCAACTACTCCGGCAGCACGGGCTTCGGTCGCGCCTACCGCGACCGCCTCCTCGGTCGCTGGGGCACCGTCGACATCGACGACATCGTCACGGGTGCCCGCTCGGTGGCCGAGGCGGGGCACGCCGACGGTTCGCGGCTGGTGATCCGAGGCGGGAGCGCCGGTGGCTACGCCGTGCTGCGCGCGATGACCACCAGCGACGCGTTCGCCGCCGGCACGAGCCTCTTCGGCGTCGCTGACCTCGGGGCGCTGGCCGAGCACACGCACAAGTTCGAGTCGCGCTACCTCGACCGTCTCGTCGCCCCGTGGCCCGAGGGGCGGGCGACCTACGACGAGCGCTCCCCGATCAACCACATCGCCGACCTCCACGGGGAGCTGCTGCTCCTGCAGGGACGCGACGACCTCGTCGTACCCCTTGCGCAGGCGGAGGAGCTGGCGGCCGCCCTGCGCGAGGCCGGTCGCGACGTCGAGCTCCAGGTGTACGACGGCGAGGGGCACGGCTTCCGCCGCAAGGAGACGATCATCGACGCCCTCGAGCGCGAGCTGGCGTTCTACGTCCGCGTGCTCGGCCTCGCCTGA
- a CDS encoding sulfatase family protein has translation MVGRWRGALVVLLAAAVAGIPSSPSTGRTAPGTTSLGQAQQVQQVEPRVVLRPRPNVVFIMTDDMRDDDLRFMPWTRRMIGDKGVRFRNSFSPYPLCCPARASVLTGRYAHNHRVMSVLLPYAFPSFDDRSTFATWLHDSGYTTTYVGKYLNGFGKWPAPRSSGGTSLSYVPPGWTDWRASFDQGFAPFSPYAGDTYDFFDTTLSRNGHGFTPYEGRYQTRVYGRLSERIIARRAASERPFLFYLSFAAPHHGWPVEPDDPGPVVRDDGEVTTFPTTARPNDVKGAFDRRIRQAPGVSWVDPDFRDKPGYLQKPALNAAEKAALLEVTRQRAEALSVVDEQVRRTVRALRRSGELGRTLVVFTSDNGYFLGEQRMREGKIWPHEPSLRVPLLMRGPGIPAGQVRNDPFSSIDFAPTIAELAGVTPRTQVDGVSLLGVARHGDRGWTRGVLTETGPQHPEIERRTDWAGRAVLPGGDRDVRFAIGLRTPRYLYVDLASGAHELYDLRRDPREYVNLARRPSYAGRLRLLADVLARLRDCQGEECSRPLPPDLAGR, from the coding sequence ATGGTGGGCCGGTGGCGGGGGGCGCTCGTGGTGCTGCTGGCGGCCGCGGTCGCGGGCATCCCGTCCTCACCCAGCACCGGACGGACGGCACCGGGGACGACGTCCCTCGGGCAGGCCCAGCAGGTCCAGCAGGTCGAGCCCCGCGTCGTGCTGCGGCCGCGGCCCAACGTCGTGTTCATCATGACCGACGACATGCGGGACGACGACCTGCGCTTCATGCCGTGGACCCGCCGGATGATCGGCGACAAGGGCGTGCGGTTCCGCAACTCGTTCTCGCCCTACCCGCTGTGCTGCCCGGCCCGTGCCTCGGTGCTCACCGGGCGCTACGCCCACAACCACCGCGTGATGAGCGTGCTGCTGCCCTACGCCTTCCCGTCGTTCGACGACCGGTCGACGTTCGCCACCTGGCTGCACGACTCCGGCTACACCACGACCTACGTCGGGAAGTACCTCAACGGCTTCGGCAAGTGGCCGGCGCCGCGGTCGTCGGGAGGGACCTCGCTGTCCTACGTGCCGCCCGGGTGGACCGACTGGAGGGCGTCGTTCGACCAGGGCTTCGCTCCGTTCAGCCCCTACGCCGGGGACACCTACGACTTCTTCGACACCACCCTGAGCCGCAACGGCCACGGCTTCACCCCCTACGAGGGTCGCTACCAGACGCGGGTCTACGGCCGCCTCAGCGAGCGGATCATCGCCCGGAGGGCGGCGTCCGAGCGGCCGTTCCTCTTCTACCTCTCCTTCGCCGCGCCGCACCACGGCTGGCCGGTCGAGCCCGACGACCCGGGCCCCGTCGTGCGCGACGACGGTGAGGTGACGACGTTCCCCACGACCGCGCGGCCGAACGACGTCAAGGGGGCCTTCGACCGCAGGATCCGCCAGGCGCCCGGGGTGTCGTGGGTGGACCCCGACTTCCGCGACAAGCCCGGCTACCTCCAGAAGCCTGCGCTCAACGCGGCCGAGAAGGCAGCGCTGCTGGAGGTGACGCGCCAGCGGGCCGAGGCCCTGTCGGTCGTCGACGAGCAGGTGCGGCGGACCGTTCGTGCCCTCCGGCGCAGTGGCGAGCTCGGCCGCACGCTGGTGGTGTTCACCTCCGACAACGGCTACTTCCTCGGTGAGCAGCGGATGCGCGAGGGCAAGATCTGGCCGCACGAGCCGTCGCTGCGGGTGCCGCTGCTGATGCGGGGGCCGGGCATCCCCGCGGGCCAGGTCAGGAACGACCCGTTCAGCTCCATCGACTTCGCCCCGACCATCGCCGAGCTCGCCGGCGTGACCCCGCGGACCCAGGTCGACGGGGTGTCGCTGCTCGGGGTGGCGCGGCACGGCGACCGCGGCTGGACCCGCGGCGTGCTGACCGAGACCGGACCGCAGCACCCGGAGATCGAGCGGCGGACCGACTGGGCCGGCCGGGCCGTGCTGCCGGGAGGCGACCGCGACGTCCGGTTCGCCATCGGCCTGCGCACGCCGCGCTACCTCTACGTCGACCTGGCCTCCGGGGCCCACGAGCTCTACGACCTACGCCGCGACCCACGCGAGTACGTCAACCTCGCGCGCCGGCCGTCGTACGCCGGACGTCTGCGCCTGCTGGCCGACGTCCTCGCGCGACTGCGCGACTGCCAGGGCGAGGAGTGCAGCCGTCCGCTCCCACCGGACCTCGCGGGACGGTGA
- a CDS encoding (Fe-S)-binding protein: MVTCINDALVPQTGRAVVTLLRRLGVDVDFPEGQTCCGQPMVNTGYLDEAVPVVRTFVRAFEGYDAVVTPSGSCAGCARHQHAIVARRSDDPAFVAAVEETAPKVFELSEFLVDVLGVEDVGASFPHRVTYHPTCHSLRMLGVGDRPLRLLRAVRGIDLVELPGAEQCCGFGGTFAVKNADTSVAMGADKARHVRSTGAEVLVAGDSSCLMHVGGLLSRERAGVRVMHLAEVLAAQEGT; encoded by the coding sequence ATGGTCACGTGCATCAACGACGCGCTGGTGCCGCAGACCGGCCGAGCCGTGGTGACGCTGCTGCGGCGACTGGGCGTGGACGTCGACTTCCCCGAGGGACAGACCTGCTGCGGCCAGCCGATGGTCAACACCGGCTACCTCGACGAGGCGGTGCCGGTGGTGCGCACCTTCGTCCGCGCCTTCGAGGGGTACGACGCCGTGGTCACGCCGAGCGGCTCGTGCGCCGGGTGTGCGCGGCACCAGCACGCGATCGTGGCCCGTCGCTCGGACGACCCTGCCTTCGTCGCAGCCGTCGAGGAGACCGCGCCCAAGGTCTTCGAGCTGAGCGAGTTCCTTGTCGACGTGCTGGGGGTGGAGGACGTGGGTGCGTCGTTCCCGCACCGCGTGACCTACCACCCGACCTGCCACTCGCTGCGGATGCTCGGCGTCGGGGACCGCCCGCTGCGGCTGCTGCGCGCGGTGCGCGGCATCGACCTGGTCGAGCTGCCCGGAGCCGAGCAGTGCTGCGGCTTCGGCGGCACCTTCGCGGTGAAGAACGCCGACACCTCGGTGGCCATGGGCGCGGACAAGGCCCGCCACGTGCGGTCCACGGGGGCCGAGGTGCTGGTCGCCGGCGACAGCTCGTGCCTGATGCACGTGGGCGGACTGCTCTCGCGCGAGCGGGCCGGCGTACGCGTGATGCACCTCGCCGAGGTGCTGGCCGCGCAGGAGGGGACGTGA